In one window of Streptomyces sp. NBC_01224 DNA:
- a CDS encoding TauD/TfdA dioxygenase family protein — protein sequence MRPGVLRTSIKVEPLTCTIGAELSGVNLGDAARDGDLFAEIKALLLQYKVLFLRDQEITRAEHIAFAGRFGPLEDHPVVGSDPEHPGLVRIYKDLDSKPEHYENALHCDATWRACPPMGAVLRCVETPEVGGDTIWVNMAEAYRRLPEHIKTQIAGLRARHSIEATFGAVMPTEQRHELKARFPDPEHPVVRAHPETGEQILFVNAFTTHFVNYHTPENVRFGQDYAPGSGGLLNYLISQAAVPEYQVRWRWQKNSVAIWDNRSTQHYAVQDYWPAVRKMERAGIVGDQPF from the coding sequence GTGCGTCCGGGCGTCCTCCGTACCTCGATCAAGGTTGAGCCGCTGACCTGCACCATCGGCGCCGAACTGTCCGGTGTGAACCTCGGCGACGCCGCGCGCGACGGCGATCTGTTCGCCGAGATCAAGGCGCTGCTGCTGCAGTACAAGGTCCTGTTCCTGCGGGACCAGGAGATCACGCGCGCCGAACACATCGCCTTCGCCGGGCGCTTCGGCCCGTTGGAGGACCATCCGGTGGTCGGCAGCGACCCCGAACACCCGGGGCTGGTCCGCATCTACAAGGATCTGGACAGCAAACCCGAGCACTACGAGAACGCGCTGCACTGCGACGCAACCTGGCGCGCGTGCCCGCCCATGGGCGCCGTGCTGCGCTGCGTGGAAACACCAGAGGTCGGTGGTGACACGATCTGGGTCAACATGGCTGAGGCCTATCGCAGGCTGCCGGAGCACATCAAGACGCAGATTGCGGGCCTGCGCGCACGGCACAGCATCGAGGCGACCTTCGGCGCTGTGATGCCGACGGAGCAACGTCACGAGCTGAAGGCCCGCTTCCCGGACCCGGAGCACCCGGTGGTGCGTGCTCACCCGGAGACCGGCGAGCAGATTCTCTTCGTCAATGCCTTCACCACACACTTCGTCAATTACCACACGCCCGAGAACGTGCGCTTCGGCCAGGACTACGCGCCCGGATCGGGCGGTCTCCTGAACTACCTGATCAGCCAGGCGGCCGTGCCCGAGTACCAGGTGCGCTGGCGCTGGCAGAAGAACAGCGTCGCCATCTGGGACAACCGCTCCACCCAGCATTACGCCGTCCAGGACTATTGGCCCGCCGTCCGCAAGATGGAGCGCGCGGGGATTGTCGGCGACCAACCTTTCTGA
- a CDS encoding quinone oxidoreductase family protein, with product MAHAIRFHETGGPEVMRWEQVVVGDPGPGEVRIRHVAVGLNFADTYFRTGLYPAPLPAGLGVEASGVIEAVGEGVPHVAEGDRVTYTGSPLGAYSTERVMPADSLIKLPDEIGCETAAAMTMRGLTAAYLLRRIHPLKSGDTVLLHAAAGGVGLIVSQWAKLLGITVIGTVSSEEKAEVARAHGCEHIVYYRRENVAERVRELTDGKGVPVVFDSIGKDTVAGSMASLQRRGLLVCFGTASGVPPLDAMQLAIHGSLFVTRPALADYIAEPAERDALAGELFGHVAAGRIKIEINQRYALQDAVQAHRDLEAGRTTGSSVFVL from the coding sequence ATGGCACACGCCATTCGATTCCATGAAACCGGTGGCCCTGAGGTCATGCGGTGGGAACAGGTCGTCGTCGGCGACCCGGGTCCGGGCGAGGTACGGATCCGGCACGTCGCCGTCGGACTCAACTTCGCCGATACCTACTTCCGCACCGGCTTGTACCCGGCTCCGCTGCCTGCGGGGCTCGGCGTGGAGGCCTCGGGTGTGATCGAGGCCGTGGGCGAGGGGGTGCCGCATGTCGCCGAGGGCGACCGTGTGACCTACACCGGCAGTCCGCTGGGTGCCTACAGCACGGAGCGGGTCATGCCCGCGGATTCACTGATCAAGCTGCCGGACGAGATCGGCTGCGAGACCGCCGCGGCGATGACCATGCGCGGACTCACCGCGGCATACCTGCTGCGCCGGATCCACCCGCTGAAGTCCGGCGATACCGTGCTGCTCCACGCGGCGGCCGGCGGCGTCGGTCTGATCGTCTCCCAGTGGGCGAAGCTGCTCGGCATCACGGTGATCGGCACGGTCTCCAGCGAGGAGAAGGCCGAGGTCGCCCGCGCCCACGGCTGCGAGCACATCGTCTACTACCGGCGCGAGAACGTGGCCGAGCGGGTGCGTGAACTGACCGACGGCAAGGGCGTCCCGGTCGTCTTCGACAGTATCGGCAAGGACACCGTCGCCGGATCCATGGCCTCGCTGCAACGCCGCGGCCTGCTGGTGTGTTTCGGCACGGCCTCAGGAGTTCCACCGCTCGACGCCATGCAACTGGCCATCCACGGCTCGCTGTTCGTGACCCGTCCCGCTCTGGCCGACTACATCGCCGAGCCGGCGGAGCGGGACGCCCTGGCCGGGGAACTGTTCGGGCACGTCGCGGCTGGTCGTATCAAGATCGAGATCAACCAGCGCTACGCCCTTCAGGACGCGGTACAGGCCCATCGTGACCTGGAAGCGGGACGGACCACGGGATCTTCCGTCTTCGTCCTCTGA
- a CDS encoding 3-keto-5-aminohexanoate cleavage protein encodes MHFFDDSLYPENQERLVIQAAPYGPEWLPGDADDLPLTMDEHVRAAVDCYNAGATVLHIHVRELDGHGSKRISMFNELMARLREAVPDMVLQIGGSISFAPEDEGGDAKWLSYDTRHMLAEITPGPDQVTIAINTNQMNIVELFDDEDIEGTSIAKPGYYKAYRDMVVEAGPDFYLEHLARLRANGIQPHFQLANMAQLETVERLIRKGIYSGPLVLNYVAIGGGFAGRHPADLIEFIRRVPDGAVLTIEASMRAVAPMNAIGIALGTHVRVGNEDNLWRHKGERMSSVEQVEQMVKIAHALGREIATGQEAKKIYRIGEWYSDADETLDRLGMVPNRRPGRRGSMLRDLKS; translated from the coding sequence ATGCACTTCTTCGACGACTCCCTGTATCCGGAGAACCAGGAGAGGCTGGTCATCCAGGCCGCGCCCTACGGGCCGGAGTGGTTGCCCGGTGACGCCGACGACCTACCGCTCACCATGGACGAGCACGTGCGGGCGGCCGTCGACTGCTACAACGCCGGCGCCACGGTGCTGCACATCCACGTGCGCGAGCTGGACGGCCACGGATCCAAGCGCATCTCCATGTTCAACGAACTGATGGCCCGCCTGCGCGAGGCCGTGCCGGACATGGTCCTGCAGATCGGCGGGTCGATCTCCTTCGCCCCCGAGGACGAGGGCGGCGACGCCAAGTGGCTCAGCTACGACACTCGCCATATGCTGGCCGAGATCACTCCGGGGCCTGACCAGGTGACGATCGCGATCAATACCAACCAGATGAACATCGTCGAGCTCTTCGACGACGAGGACATCGAGGGCACCTCGATCGCCAAGCCCGGCTACTACAAGGCCTATCGGGACATGGTGGTCGAGGCCGGGCCGGACTTCTACCTCGAGCACCTCGCGCGGCTCCGTGCCAACGGCATCCAGCCGCACTTCCAACTCGCCAACATGGCGCAGCTGGAGACCGTGGAGCGGCTGATCCGCAAGGGCATCTACAGCGGTCCGCTGGTGCTCAACTACGTTGCCATCGGCGGCGGGTTCGCCGGCCGGCACCCGGCCGATCTGATCGAGTTCATCCGCCGTGTCCCGGACGGCGCCGTGCTCACCATCGAGGCATCCATGCGCGCGGTGGCGCCGATGAACGCGATCGGCATCGCCCTCGGCACCCACGTGCGGGTGGGCAACGAGGACAACCTGTGGCGGCACAAGGGCGAGCGGATGTCCTCCGTGGAGCAGGTCGAGCAGATGGTCAAGATCGCCCATGCGCTCGGGCGCGAGATCGCCACCGGGCAGGAGGCGAAGAAGATCTACAGGATCGGCGAATGGTACTCGGACGCCGACGAGACCCTGGACCGGCTCGGCATGGTGCCCAACCGCCGCCCCGGCCGGCGCGGTTCCATGCTGCGCGACCTCAAGAGCTGA
- a CDS encoding AraC family transcriptional regulator, whose amino-acid sequence MKPLVRNAALNNYVEVSQSLGIDARALMKRVGLDPVGLTVQDRWIPGTAVTQLLELSAAASRRGDFGLLLAERRSFSNLGPISLVLRDEPDVRSALELLVRHEHMYNEMLRSRLSGANGLATLKVSLELGEAMAARQATELAVGAFHGVLRSFLGNRWQPLSVCFTHDAPVDPGTHRRLFGPVVEFDREFNGIVFYASDLKAPNPMSDPLLRTYARQYFESIAVSKDTTVLDRVRELIEVLLPTGRCSIEQVADSLGIDRRTIHRHLAASGETFSAVLNATRTQLAEQLVANPRRSFTEISGLLGFSAPSAFSRWFRERFGCSPREWRVRGTGQRPSGEE is encoded by the coding sequence ATGAAGCCTCTTGTCCGCAATGCAGCGCTGAACAACTATGTCGAGGTCAGCCAGTCGCTGGGCATCGATGCGCGGGCCCTGATGAAGCGCGTGGGCCTTGACCCTGTCGGCCTCACGGTCCAGGACAGATGGATCCCCGGCACGGCGGTCACCCAGCTGCTCGAACTCTCGGCGGCGGCCTCACGGCGCGGGGACTTCGGCCTGCTCCTCGCCGAGCGGCGCAGCTTCTCCAATCTCGGCCCCATCAGTCTGGTCCTGCGCGACGAGCCCGATGTCCGCAGTGCCCTCGAACTTCTCGTCCGCCATGAGCACATGTACAACGAGATGCTCCGCAGCCGGCTCTCCGGGGCGAACGGCCTGGCCACCCTCAAGGTGAGCCTCGAGCTGGGTGAGGCGATGGCCGCCCGCCAGGCCACGGAGCTGGCCGTGGGCGCTTTCCACGGGGTCCTCCGCAGCTTTCTCGGTAACCGGTGGCAGCCGTTGTCCGTGTGCTTCACGCACGACGCGCCGGTGGATCCCGGTACCCACCGGCGCCTCTTCGGTCCCGTAGTGGAATTCGACCGGGAGTTCAACGGGATCGTCTTCTACGCCAGCGATCTCAAGGCTCCCAACCCCATGTCGGACCCGCTGCTGCGGACCTATGCCCGGCAGTATTTCGAGTCCATCGCGGTCTCGAAGGACACCACCGTGCTGGACCGGGTGCGTGAGCTGATCGAAGTCCTGCTGCCCACCGGGCGCTGTTCGATCGAGCAGGTCGCAGACAGCCTCGGCATCGACCGGAGGACGATCCACCGGCACCTCGCGGCCTCGGGCGAGACGTTCTCCGCCGTTCTCAACGCCACACGTACCCAGCTCGCGGAGCAGCTCGTGGCGAACCCGCGCCGCTCGTTCACGGAGATCTCCGGGCTTCTGGGATTCTCGGCACCGAGTGCTTTCTCGCGCTGGTTCCGCGAGCGGTTCGGCTGCAGCCCGAGGGAGTGGCGGGTCCGCGGTACCGGGCAGCGGCCTTCCGGCGAGGAGTGA
- a CDS encoding long-chain-fatty-acid--CoA ligase — translation MNNLATLLTESARAHGDLVAVRQDEIALTYGQLNDASARFATLLQTKGVRPGDRVALVMPNVTCFPVAYYGILRCGGVVVPMNPLLKAREIAFTLRDSGSRIVVTLPRCADQVATAAAEVGADCLVADSTAFDTQVRAAEPMPHVVDRAEDDTAVILYTSGTTGTPKGSELTHRNLMTNAATATETLLHVRPGDVLFGGLPLFHAFGQTCALNTAVAAGATLTLLPRFEPAKALEIMHHDGATVFLGVPTMYTALLHTEIPDGYDLSPLRLAVSGGASLPVEVLHDFEREFGVTVLEGYGLSETSPVASFNPPDRPRKAGSIGLPIRGVELKVVADDGTSVGPGEVGEIAIRGDNVMKGYWNRPDATADAIRDGWFHSGDLARVDEDGYYFIVDRKKDLIIRGGYNVYPREIEEVLYEHPAVAEAAVVGVPHASYGEEIAAVVTLRDGARITADEIRDHVKQRVAAYKYPRIVTFTDVLPKGATGKILKREIVVKQKASTD, via the coding sequence ATGAACAACCTCGCCACGCTCCTGACCGAATCCGCCCGGGCCCACGGCGACCTCGTCGCCGTTCGCCAGGATGAGATCGCCCTCACCTATGGCCAACTGAACGACGCGAGCGCCCGGTTCGCCACACTGTTGCAGACCAAGGGCGTCCGGCCGGGCGACCGCGTCGCGTTGGTCATGCCCAACGTCACCTGTTTCCCGGTCGCGTACTACGGCATCCTCCGCTGCGGTGGCGTGGTGGTACCGATGAATCCGCTGTTGAAGGCCCGTGAAATAGCCTTCACACTCCGGGATTCCGGATCGCGGATCGTGGTGACACTCCCGCGGTGCGCGGACCAGGTCGCAACGGCCGCGGCGGAAGTCGGGGCCGACTGCCTGGTCGCCGACTCGACGGCGTTCGACACCCAAGTGCGGGCCGCCGAACCGATGCCCCACGTCGTCGACCGGGCAGAGGACGACACTGCCGTGATCCTCTACACATCGGGCACGACAGGAACCCCGAAGGGCTCCGAGCTGACCCACCGCAACCTGATGACCAACGCGGCCACCGCGACCGAGACGCTGCTCCACGTCAGGCCGGGCGACGTACTGTTCGGGGGCCTGCCGCTGTTCCACGCCTTCGGGCAGACCTGCGCTCTCAACACTGCCGTCGCCGCGGGCGCCACTTTGACCCTGCTGCCGAGGTTCGAGCCGGCCAAGGCGCTGGAGATCATGCATCACGACGGGGCCACCGTCTTCCTGGGCGTCCCCACGATGTACACAGCCCTGCTCCACACCGAGATCCCCGACGGCTACGACCTCTCACCACTGCGCCTGGCCGTATCCGGCGGTGCTTCCTTGCCGGTCGAGGTACTGCACGACTTCGAACGGGAATTCGGCGTCACGGTGCTGGAGGGCTATGGGCTGTCGGAGACTTCGCCCGTCGCGTCGTTCAACCCCCCGGACAGGCCACGCAAGGCCGGCTCGATCGGCCTCCCGATCCGCGGGGTCGAGCTCAAGGTCGTGGCGGACGACGGCACCTCGGTGGGCCCGGGCGAGGTGGGTGAGATCGCGATCCGCGGCGACAACGTGATGAAGGGCTACTGGAATCGTCCGGATGCGACCGCGGATGCCATCCGGGACGGGTGGTTCCACAGCGGCGACCTGGCCCGAGTCGACGAGGACGGCTATTACTTCATCGTCGACCGGAAGAAGGACCTCATCATCCGCGGCGGATACAACGTCTACCCACGTGAGATCGAGGAGGTGCTCTACGAACACCCGGCCGTCGCCGAGGCCGCAGTGGTCGGCGTGCCGCACGCGAGCTACGGAGAGGAGATAGCCGCCGTCGTGACCCTCCGGGACGGTGCACGGATCACGGCCGATGAGATACGCGACCATGTCAAACAGCGGGTGGCGGCCTACAAGTATCCGCGGATCGTCACATTCACCGACGTACTCCCCAAGGGAGCAACCGGCAAGATCCTCAAGCGGGAGATCGTCGTCAAGCAGAAGGCTTCCACGGACTGA
- a CDS encoding Dyp-type peroxidase — protein MSGPTQVALELDDIQRGVLSPRPTPYAATYLVFRVDDRADGRELMRRASVVVTSAADSVSPRGDTWVSVAVSCHGLEALGVPRASLDTFAWEFRQGMAARAGTLGDVGESSPENWEASLGTPDVHVVLTAVAPDPQQLEAALDRARPAYDHLSGVTAIWRQDCYALPTETEHFGYRDGVSHPAVEGSGIAGSNRLESPLKAGEFVLGYRDEIGGLQTPQPEVLGRNGSYAVFRKLHQDVAAFRRYLRDNATSPEDEELLAAKIMGRWRSGAPLALSPRCDDPALGTDGDRRNTFLYERDDPAGFITPGGCHIRRANPRDASVAGEVRLHRMIRRGAVYGSPLPEGVLEDDGADRGLMFAFIGAHLGRQFEFVQSEWMNDGVFFGAGNTKDPVTGSHDGVTGFTIPRRPLRRRLAPLPRFVVTRGGEYCFLPSRSALRWLGELQN, from the coding sequence GTGAGCGGGCCTACGCAAGTCGCGCTGGAACTCGACGATATTCAGCGCGGGGTTCTCAGCCCCCGGCCGACTCCCTACGCGGCGACCTACCTTGTGTTCCGCGTCGATGACCGGGCGGACGGGCGGGAGCTGATGCGGCGCGCGAGCGTGGTGGTGACCTCCGCCGCCGACTCGGTCAGCCCCCGGGGGGACACCTGGGTCAGTGTCGCGGTCTCCTGCCACGGTCTGGAGGCCCTGGGTGTGCCGCGCGCATCACTGGACACGTTCGCCTGGGAGTTCCGGCAGGGGATGGCCGCCCGGGCCGGAACGCTGGGCGACGTCGGCGAGAGCAGCCCCGAGAACTGGGAAGCGTCGCTGGGCACGCCGGATGTCCATGTGGTGCTCACGGCGGTCGCGCCTGACCCCCAACAGTTGGAGGCGGCCCTCGATCGGGCCCGCCCCGCGTACGACCACCTTTCCGGTGTGACCGCGATCTGGCGGCAGGACTGTTACGCGCTGCCCACCGAGACCGAGCATTTCGGCTATCGCGACGGCGTCAGCCATCCAGCCGTCGAAGGAAGCGGCATCGCCGGGTCGAACCGGCTGGAGTCGCCGCTGAAGGCCGGGGAGTTCGTGCTCGGCTACCGGGACGAGATCGGCGGTCTCCAGACCCCGCAGCCGGAGGTGCTGGGGCGCAACGGCAGCTACGCGGTCTTCCGCAAGCTCCACCAGGACGTTGCCGCGTTCCGGCGCTACCTTCGGGACAACGCCACTTCTCCCGAAGACGAGGAACTGCTCGCGGCCAAGATCATGGGGCGCTGGCGCAGCGGAGCCCCCCTCGCGCTCAGTCCGCGGTGCGACGACCCCGCTCTCGGTACCGACGGGGACCGCCGCAACACCTTCCTGTACGAGCGAGACGATCCTGCGGGGTTCATCACGCCCGGCGGCTGCCACATCCGCCGGGCCAACCCCCGCGATGCCTCGGTGGCGGGTGAAGTGCGCCTGCACCGCATGATCAGACGCGGCGCCGTCTACGGTTCGCCGCTGCCCGAGGGGGTCCTGGAGGACGACGGGGCCGACCGCGGCCTGATGTTCGCGTTCATCGGAGCCCACCTCGGGCGGCAGTTCGAGTTCGTCCAGTCGGAATGGATGAACGACGGCGTCTTCTTCGGCGCGGGCAACACCAAAGACCCTGTCACCGGATCCCACGACGGAGTCACCGGCTTCACCATTCCCCGGCGACCGCTTCGACGGCGCCTCGCCCCACTGCCGCGTTTCGTCGTCACCCGCGGCGGCGAGTACTGCTTCCTGCCGAGCCGGAGCGCCCTGCGCTGGCTCGGGGAACTCCAGAACTGA
- a CDS encoding S8 family peptidase: protein MRSITRMALGTATAAVLAVTAVAPSGAADTPPDGASGKRPVIGSKAAGGKQVTVTLVTGDKVMVTTDTSGRSSAAVLPRKDGTQPMVQTYQRGKDLYVYPEDASQAIAQGKVDEQLFNVTGLIRQGYDDTHTDTLPLIATYQNSVNVADSAPAAPRGADRGLSLPAVDGVALRAGKDTAAAFWQDVTNPRSRSGSTLKKLWLDGKVEATLDRSTAQVHAPEAWAAGYDGKGTKVAVLDTGVDAEHPDLVNRVDASKNFTDSKTTDDHVGHGTHTASTVGGSGAASDGRKKGVAPGSSLLIGKVLNDAGYGLDSWIIAGMQWAVDQKADVVSMSLGNPRIGDCADPMAQATQELSKSKHTLFVVAAGNSGPGAETVSSPGCVPGVLTVGAVDRDDTTAQFSSRGPVAVTHTLKPEIAAPGVDISAAAAGGRGVYAYRTMSGTSMATPHVAGAAAVVRQAHPDWTAQQIKAALVSSARTGGKVAGADQTGGGVLDVFGAVNQKALSAPAVQAGSYNWPQDASDRTTVQVPFTNTSDSNLTLHLKLSGVHGNDGSDVTSGIIKPEQNKVTVPAGATAQVPLQIDPTARLKPAQYGAVTGRVLATGGDVHVSVPVTLYVQPETVTLRVKVVDRNGKPATGSSSLDVASIDSDEGERRTNAGASEQIYRVRPGDYALSSFVATPDASNTPESVSYLAHPQMRITKDTTVVLDARKAHQLSLHTNRPSTLQGTTLNYARTWDDTWQLSGTLTAGGAVKKFYADIDGRAHKGTFEFRPTWRATGSEDGSSYVYNLSFPTEGPLHSDQAYQPNDSRLAQVTETWHAMGKEADYIDALFLRPSGSSDTQIPVSLYQTVHVPGTRTAYYTTGDDAWYHGAMTSFPFAAFMDDHDRTYKAGQRSAEEWYGGPLRPGAARDADGNLMLAAERQGNLFGIQNALWVDGSGDHWTYGGSFGDLGNMSLKRNGEQIGRLTYPYGVFEVPDEDSAYELTQNLAKIDTADRNWLRSTAATTTWSFRSHREPDVYSRGLPLLHPAYDLPVDGMNTLPAQSGIKVGLSVEGHAGYTPGAITAASLSYSYDGGTTWTQAPTEQQDGKWTAVLDHTGASGKQVMTKATFTDANGNAVTQTITRAYDVR from the coding sequence ATGCGTTCCATAACGCGTATGGCCTTGGGCACGGCGACCGCCGCCGTCCTGGCCGTCACGGCGGTCGCGCCTTCCGGCGCGGCGGACACTCCGCCTGACGGTGCCTCGGGGAAGAGGCCCGTCATCGGCAGCAAGGCCGCAGGTGGCAAGCAGGTGACGGTCACGCTCGTCACCGGCGACAAGGTGATGGTGACCACGGACACGTCGGGTCGCAGCTCGGCGGCGGTGCTGCCCCGCAAGGACGGCACACAGCCGATGGTGCAGACCTATCAGAGGGGCAAGGACCTCTACGTCTACCCGGAGGACGCCTCTCAGGCGATCGCCCAGGGCAAGGTCGACGAGCAGCTGTTCAATGTCACCGGGCTCATCCGCCAGGGATACGACGACACACATACCGACACGTTGCCGCTTATTGCCACTTACCAGAACAGTGTGAACGTCGCCGACAGCGCGCCGGCGGCTCCGCGCGGAGCCGATCGGGGCCTGAGCCTCCCGGCTGTGGACGGCGTCGCGCTCAGGGCCGGCAAGGACACCGCCGCCGCCTTCTGGCAGGACGTCACGAACCCGCGCTCACGTTCTGGCTCCACGTTGAAGAAGCTGTGGCTGGACGGCAAGGTCGAGGCCACGCTGGACCGGTCCACCGCGCAGGTGCACGCGCCGGAGGCCTGGGCGGCCGGCTACGACGGCAAGGGCACCAAGGTCGCCGTGCTGGACACGGGTGTGGACGCCGAGCACCCGGACCTGGTGAACCGGGTGGACGCGTCCAAGAACTTCACGGATTCCAAGACCACCGACGACCATGTGGGCCACGGCACGCACACCGCCTCCACGGTCGGCGGGTCCGGAGCGGCGAGTGACGGCCGTAAGAAGGGCGTCGCCCCCGGTTCCTCCCTGCTCATCGGCAAGGTCCTCAACGACGCAGGCTACGGCCTGGACTCCTGGATCATCGCGGGTATGCAGTGGGCCGTCGACCAGAAGGCCGACGTCGTCTCCATGAGCCTGGGCAACCCCAGGATCGGCGACTGCGCCGACCCGATGGCCCAGGCCACGCAGGAGCTGTCGAAGAGCAAGCACACCCTGTTCGTCGTCGCCGCCGGCAACTCCGGCCCGGGCGCCGAGACCGTTTCCTCGCCCGGGTGTGTGCCCGGCGTGCTGACCGTGGGCGCCGTCGACCGCGACGACACCACCGCGCAGTTCTCCAGTCGCGGTCCGGTGGCCGTCACCCACACCCTCAAGCCCGAGATCGCCGCCCCCGGCGTCGACATCTCGGCGGCGGCCGCGGGCGGCCGCGGCGTCTATGCCTACCGGACGATGTCGGGCACCTCCATGGCCACCCCGCATGTCGCGGGCGCTGCGGCTGTCGTCCGCCAGGCGCACCCGGACTGGACCGCGCAGCAGATCAAGGCTGCCCTGGTCTCCTCCGCCCGCACCGGCGGCAAGGTCGCCGGCGCCGACCAGACCGGCGGTGGGGTGCTTGACGTGTTCGGCGCGGTGAACCAGAAGGCGCTCTCCGCGCCGGCTGTCCAGGCCGGCAGCTACAACTGGCCGCAGGACGCGTCGGACCGCACCACCGTGCAGGTGCCCTTCACCAACACCAGCGACAGCAACCTGACGCTCCATCTGAAGCTCAGCGGTGTGCACGGCAACGACGGCAGCGATGTCACCTCCGGAATCATCAAGCCGGAGCAGAACAAGGTGACGGTCCCGGCGGGGGCCACCGCTCAGGTGCCGCTGCAGATCGACCCCACCGCCCGTCTGAAGCCCGCCCAGTACGGTGCGGTCACCGGCCGGGTCCTGGCCACCGGCGGCGATGTGCACGTCTCCGTGCCCGTCACGCTCTACGTCCAGCCGGAGACGGTCACCCTCCGGGTCAAGGTCGTCGACCGCAACGGCAAGCCCGCGACCGGCTCCTCCTCCCTGGACGTCGCCAGCATCGACTCCGACGAGGGCGAGCGCCGCACCAACGCGGGTGCGTCCGAGCAGATCTACCGTGTGCGCCCGGGCGACTACGCCCTCAGCAGCTTCGTGGCGACGCCCGACGCGAGCAACACGCCCGAATCGGTCAGCTACCTCGCCCACCCGCAGATGCGGATCACCAAGGACACCACCGTCGTCCTCGACGCCCGCAAGGCCCACCAGCTGAGCCTGCACACCAACCGCCCCTCGACGCTGCAGGGCACCACGTTGAACTACGCCCGCACGTGGGACGACACCTGGCAGCTCAGCGGAACACTCACGGCCGGCGGCGCCGTGAAGAAGTTCTACGCAGACATCGACGGGCGCGCTCACAAGGGCACCTTCGAGTTCCGGCCCACCTGGCGCGCGACCGGCTCCGAGGACGGCTCGTCCTACGTCTACAACCTGTCGTTCCCGACCGAGGGGCCGCTGCACTCCGACCAGGCCTACCAGCCGAATGACTCCCGGCTGGCCCAGGTCACCGAGACGTGGCATGCCATGGGCAAGGAGGCCGACTACATCGACGCGCTGTTCCTCCGTCCCTCCGGGAGCAGCGACACCCAGATCCCCGTGAGCCTGTACCAGACGGTCCACGTGCCTGGCACCCGCACCGCCTACTACACGACCGGCGACGACGCCTGGTACCACGGCGCGATGACGAGCTTCCCGTTCGCCGCGTTCATGGACGACCACGATCGCACCTACAAGGCCGGACAGCGGAGCGCCGAGGAATGGTACGGCGGCCCCCTGCGGCCGGGCGCGGCGCGCGATGCCGACGGCAACCTGATGCTGGCCGCCGAGCGGCAGGGCAACCTGTTCGGCATCCAGAACGCCCTCTGGGTCGACGGCTCCGGCGACCACTGGACCTACGGCGGGTCCTTCGGCGACCTCGGCAACATGTCGCTGAAGCGCAACGGTGAGCAGATCGGCAGACTCACCTATCCGTACGGCGTGTTCGAGGTGCCGGACGAGGACTCCGCGTACGAACTCACCCAGAACCTGGCCAAGATCGACACTGCGGACCGCAACTGGCTGCGCTCCACCGCCGCCACCACCACCTGGAGCTTCCGCTCCCACCGGGAGCCGGACGTCTACTCCCGCGGCCTGCCGCTGCTCCACCCGGCGTACGACCTGCCGGTGGACGGCATGAACACCCTGCCCGCGCAGAGCGGCATCAAGGTCGGCCTGTCGGTCGAGGGCCACGCCGGGTACACCCCGGGCGCGATCACGGCGGCCTCGCTGTCCTACTCCTACGACGGCGGCACCACCTGGACCCAGGCGCCGACCGAGCAGCAGGACGGCAAGTGGACGGCCGTCCTCGACCACACCGGCGCCTCCGGCAAGCAGGTCATGACGAAGGCCACCTTCACCGACGCCAACGGCAACGCGGTCACCCAGACCATCACCCGCGCCTACGACGTCCGGTAG